The Cucurbita pepo subsp. pepo cultivar mu-cu-16 chromosome LG08, ASM280686v2, whole genome shotgun sequence genome contains a region encoding:
- the LOC111800593 gene encoding glycerophosphodiester phosphodiesterase GDPD3-like, with protein MSPPPIMSSMSPHSPLSQGREANILEDGNDRACRSSKFLVIGHRGFGMNILQSSDSRFKLMKENSIPSFMAATRFPIDFIEFDVQVTKDGCPVVFHDCLILTEEKGAIVEKRVTELTLEEFLSYGPQDDPGKMGKPLFRRTIDGGIFDWKVESDAPLCTLREAFAKIDHSIGFNIELKFDDLVVYKEEQLAHVLQQILKVVKENAKDRPIIFSSFIPDAAQLVKKLQSTYSVFFLTNGGSKLYPDVRRNSLEEAINVCMTGCLHGIVAEVSSILRNPAAVNRIRNSGLSLITYGQLNNIAEVVYVQRLLRVEGVIVDLVQEITEAVYGIVSSSVQEEIAVNKHEGPNDTRLLPTAIEDESLPSDEQLKQVRSQKINLSSHIDNIIQVYQCQ; from the exons ATGTCTCCTCCACCGATCATGTCCTCAATGTCGCCGCATTCGCCTTTGTCCCAAGGCCGAG AGGCTAACATTTTGGAAGATGGAAATGATCGCGCATGTCGATCGTCGAAATTCCTTGTGATTGGTCATAGAGGATTCGGGATGAACATCTTGCAATCCTCTGATTCGcgttttaaattaatgaaggAGAATTCCATTCCGTCCTTCATGGCGGCCACTAGGTTTCCAATCGATTTCATCGAATTCGACGTTCAG GTAACCAAAGATGGCTGCCCAGTCGTTTTCCATGACTGTTTGATTCTTACTGAGGAAAAG GGTGCTATTGTGGAGAAAAGAGTTACAGAGCTCACGTTGGAAGAATTTCTTTCATATGGGCCACAAGATGATCCTGGGAAG ATGGGCAAGCCTCTATTTAGAAGGACCATAGATGGGGGAATATTTGACTGGAAAGTTGAAAGTGATGCGCCGTTATGCACACTGCGAGAAGCTTTTGCGAAAATTGATCATTCGATTGGTTTCAATATAGAATTGAAGTTCGATGATCTGGTGGTTTACAAAGAGGAGCAACTTGCTCATGTTCTCCAACAAATCTTAAAG GTGGTGAAAGAGAATGCCAAGGACAGACCtattatattttcaagttttattCCAGATGCTGCTCAGTTAGTTAAGAAACTTCAGAGCACCTACTCT GTATTCTTCCTGACCAATGGAGGATCCAAACTTTACCCTGATGTTAGAAGGAACTCGTTGGAGGAAGCCATTAACGTGTGTATGACAGGTTGTTTGCACGGTATCGTTGCAGAAGTTTCATCGATTTTGAGAAATCCTGCAGCAGTCAATAGAATCAGAAATTCAGGACTCTCACTAATAACCTACGGCCAACTAAA TAATATAGCAGAAGTTGTGTACGTGCAACGTTTGCTGAGGGTGGAGGGAGTAATTGTTGACTTAGTACAAGAAATCACAGAGGCCGTTTATGGTATCGTCTCTTCTTCCGTCCAGGAAGAAATAGCAGTGAACAAACATGAAGGTCCGAACGACACCCGACTTCTCCCAACAGCAATTGAAGATGAGAGCTTGCCTTCTGATGAACAGCTAAAGCAGGTACGCTCGCAAAAGATAAATCTGAGTTCTCACATTGATAACATAATCCAAGTTTATCAATGTCAATAA
- the LOC111800019 gene encoding auxin-responsive protein SAUR72-like: MKAFIFTTPWKCCKSIDNRSITSLVGDEEAIIDKHRPRKLRVAPEGYFSVYVGVEMQRFVIKVERASHPLFKMLLEEARSEYGYNSQAPLWLPCKVGRFYRVLRKMDDGFDVLHGHGSQKLYGSRHLFIPSRWME, from the coding sequence ATGAAAGCATTCATCTTCACCACCCCTTGGAAATGCTGCAAATCGATCGACAACCGATCGATAACCTCCTTGGTCGGAGATGAAGAAGCTATCATCGACAAACACCGCCCACGAAAGCTGAGGGTGGCACCGGAGGGTTATTTCTCGGTCTATGTCGGAGTTGAAATGCAAAGGTTTGTGATCAAAGTTGAACGAGCAAGTCATCCGCTGTTCAAGATGCTGCTAGAGGAAGCGAGGTCGGAATATGGATATAACAGCCAAGCTCCTCTTTGGCTTCCATGCAAAGTTGGTAGGTTTTACAGAGTGTTGAGGAAGATGGATGATGGCTTTGATGTTCTCCATGGCCATGGAAGTCAAAAGCTTTACGGCTCTCGTCATCTTTTTATCCCATCTCGATGGATGGAATAA
- the LOC111800604 gene encoding exocyst complex component EXO70B1-like, translated as MEKTPPPEKSESFSRNFNRRIANLGSPRRTTDAAADAKSEAEKHADREDEAFIEEPLSESETALIFEEVDRFLANSSDARDDGSNLMVEIPSSVLSLCKMVDSMTSRFYSTKIPAKLGSDPDLDSSFFEALNRISKVAIKLSEFPSTTASIPSLNRTTTSLQRAMSLLDEEFNALLKECKHRESDSKFDKKALKQSSFKSSNESTDQHHSAVPESSEPDSTKEEEFPSFSLETISKMKRIAETMICAGYEKECCFSYSLLRQSSFKGILNKYGYENISIDDIQKMQWEILQSEIDKWMAVVNKCSSSLFPGEWKLCDAVFADHPFIAHTLFSGLTRGIVIKLLNFANAVVLTKRSAEKMFKLLDMYETLRDLIPAFNGFPENCRTELISEAEGAKRGIGEAIVGIFYDLESSIKSDNAKIPVPGGAVHPLTRYIMNYLKYACEYKETLEQVLEFLDPKAEENRPAIIDENDDESPRKSQLAYQVTMVMDLLDANLAMRSKLYRDASLRYIFLMNNGRYIFQKIKSSSGITELMGDRWCRKRSTNLRRYHKNYQRETWSKVLQCLNHEGLQVNGKVSKPILKERFKSFNAMFDEIHKTQSSWVVSDDQLQSELRISVSAVMIPAYRSFVGRFKQYFDPGRQSEKYIKYQPDDIEGLIEDLFDGNTASMSRRRT; from the coding sequence ATGGAGAAAACCCCACCCCCAGAAAAGTCTGAAAGTTTTTCAAGAAATTTCAATAGAAGGATTGCGAATTTGGGCTCACCTCGCCGGACTACTGATGCCGCCGCTGATGCTAAATCGGAAGCTGAAAAGCATGCCGATCGTGAAGATGAAGCGTTCATTGAAGAGCCTCTTTCTGAATCAGAAACAGCTTTGATTTTCGAAGAGGTTGATCGATTCCTTGCGAATTCGTCCGATGCTAGAGATGACGGATCGAATCTCATGGTTGAAATTCCGAGCTCCGTTCTTTCCTTGTGCAAAATGGTGGACTCGATGACCTCCAGGTTCTATTCTACCAAAATTCCGGCGAAGCTCGGTAGCGATCCTGACCTAGATTCTTCGTTTTTCGAAGCTCTTAATCGCATTTCGAAGGTTGCGATTAAATTAAGCGAATTCCCTTCGACCACTGCCTCCATTCCTTCGCTCAATCGAACCACCACGTCTCTACAGCGAGCCATGTCGTTATTGGACGAAGAATTCAACGCGCTTCTGAAAGAATGCAAACATCGAGAGTCCGATTCGAAATTTGATAAGAAAGCGTTGAAGCAATCGTCCTTCAAATCAAGCAACGAATCAACAGATCAACATCACAGCGCCGTTCCTGAATCATCCGAGCCAGATTCTACCAAGGAGGAAGAATTTCCCTCTTTCTCGCTGGAAACTATAtcgaaaatgaaaagaatcgCCGAAACGATGATCTGCGCCGGCTACGAGAAGGAATGTTGTTTCAGCTACAGCTTACTCCGGCAGAGCTCGTTCAAAGGAATACTGAACAAGTACGGCTACGAAAATATTAGCATAGACGACATACAGAAAATGCAATGGGAGATTCTTCAATCGGAAATCGACAAATGGATGGCCGTCGTCAATAAATGCTCAAGTTCCTTGTTCCCAGGCGAGTGGAAGCTCTGCGACGCTGTTTTCGCCGATCATCCCTTCATTGCTCATACGCTCTTCAGCGGTTTAACAAGAGGAATAGTCATCAAGCTTCTCAACTTCGCAAATGCGGTGGTTCTAACAAAGCGATCGGCGGAGAAGATGTTCAAATTACTCGACATGTACGAGACCCTCCGCGATTTGATTCCGGCATTCAATGGCTTCCCTGAAAATTGCAGAACAGAGCTAATTTCAGAAGCGGAAGGGGCAAAACGCGGAATAGGCGAAGCAATAGTCGGGATTTTCTACGACCTAGAAAGCTCAATCAAAAGCGACAACGCGAAAATTCCTGTTCCAGGAGGAGCAGTTCATCCATTGACGCGCTACATAATGAATTACCTAAAATACGCCTGCGAGTACAAAGAAACCCTAGAACAGGTCCTTGAATTCCTCGACCCTAAAGCCGAAGAAAATCGACCGGCAATAATCGACGAAAACGACGATGAATCCCCGAGAAAGTCTCAGCTCGCGTATCAGGTGACGATGGTGATGGATCTGCTGGACGCGAACCTCGCGATGAGATCGAAGTTGTACCGCGACGCATCTCTTCGGTACATCTTCCTGATGAACAACGGAAGGTACATATTTCAGAAAATCAAAAGCTCAAGTGGAATAACGGAATTGATGGGAGACCGCTGGTGCCGGAAACGATCGACGAATCTGCGACGGTACCACAAAAATTACCAGCGAGAAACATGGAGTAAGGTGCTGCAATGCCTGAACCACGAAGGATTGCAGGTGAACGGGAAGGTATCGAAGCCCATATTGAAGGAGAGATTCAAAAGCTTCAACGCGATGTTCGACGAAATACACAAAACGCAGAGCAGTTGGGTGGTGAGCGACGACCAGCTTCAATCGGAGCTTCGGATTTCAGTGTCGGCGGTGATGATTCCGGCATACCGTTCGTTCGTGGGGAGATTCAAGCAGTATTTCGATCCGGGAAGACAATCGGAGAAGTACATAAAGTATCAGCCGGACGATATTGAAGGCTTGATCGAGGACCTGTTTGATGGCAATACTGCCTCTATGTCGAGAAGGAGAACGTAG
- the LOC111799834 gene encoding uncharacterized protein LOC111799834: MGKVLCDSTTAVAKSFPTTSPTVNWRDQNSSAVIDANGALDLLDQTAAVVATAWDDVLGLEDQQRRQLQRLHAKGVLWKQPELDGGDSSSARLRSVVFRLSHGGEVSSDGNCLFTASHKAMSMAREVDARELRRRTVRRFLEDFESARLEEKEVINDAISHLYSPDLKNGWGIHVVQEVKLLTKKEDRPALDGAIDELVQLGMQRETAAESIYKERCIPINDGASWAKYMSISGSHSDEYDIITLQYAEDGLLHVDENREGHAAAFGDDIAIECLATEFKREIYVVQAHGSDAMVDEENCVFFLPHRPRSEICEVPFFLFMKGTGWCGAGADHYEPLIAHCSSFVSQEKVAMVL; encoded by the exons ATGGGGAAGGTACTCTGTGATTCCACCACGGCTGTAGCCAAGTCGTTTCCGACCACCTCACCGACCGTTAATTGGAGGGACCAGAACTCTTCCGCCGTGATTGATGCTAATGGAGCTCTGGATCTTCTGGACCAGACGGCGGCCGTCGTGGCCACTGCCTGGGATGATGTTCTTGGTCTTGAGGACCAGCAGAGGCGGCAGCTTCAGAGACTTCATGCCAAGGGCGTTCTCTGGAAGCAACCGGAGCTGGATGGTGGAGATTCCTCTTCGGCGCGGTTGAGATCTGTTGTGTTTCGGCTCTCGCATGGCGGTGAGGTGTCTTCTGATGGAAATTGCTTGTTTACGGCTTCTCACAAGGCTATGAGTATGGCGCGTGAGGTCGACGCTCGCGAGCTCCGGCGCCGGACGGTGAGGCGATTCTTGGAGGATTTTGAATCTGCAAGATTGGAGGAGAAGGAGGTGATTAATGACGCGATTAGTCATCTGTACTCGCCCGATCTGAAGAATGGATGGGGAATCCATGTGGTTCAAGAGGTTAAATTGTTGACCAAGAAAGAGGATCGGCCGGCATTGGACGGAGCTATCGACGAGCTCGTTCAACTTGGAATGCAGAG AGAAACGGCGGCGGAGTCGATTTACAAAGAAAGATGTATTCCGATTAACGACGGTGCTAGTTGGGCGAAATACATGTCAATTTCCGGTTCCCATAGCGATGAGTACGATATTATTACTCTGCAATATGCAGAGGACGGATTGTTACATGTGGATGAGAACAGAGAGGGCCACGCCGCAGCTTTTGGGGATGACATAGCGATTGAATGTCTTGCAACAGAGTTCAAGCGTGAGATATACGtt GTGCAAGCACATGGATCCGATGCAATGGTTGATGAAGAAAattgtgttttctttcttccacaCCGTCCCAGGAGCGAAATTTGCGAagttcctttctttcttttcatgaaAGGAACAG GTTGGTGCGGCGCCGGAGCTGACCATTACGAGCCTCTCATCGCCCACTGTTCTTCGTTTGTTTCACAGGAGAAAGTGGCAATGGTACTTTGA